In Streptomyces hawaiiensis, one genomic interval encodes:
- a CDS encoding DM13 domain-containing protein — protein MGRGRKRPGRRLAIGVLVVSVTGVGLGLYWFQPWKVWQDETVQEALPGAVAPAAPPAGASSASPSPAGASSASPSPAGAPSASPSPAPRPRTLAGGALISHEHATSGSVKLVRLSDGSHVVRLEDLDTSNGPDLRVWLTDAPVKEGRAGWHVFDDGAYVSLGKLKGNKGSQNYVVPADVDPSRYTSVSIWCDRFDVSFGAAELARS, from the coding sequence ATGGGGCGTGGACGGAAGAGGCCGGGCAGGCGGTTGGCCATCGGGGTACTGGTGGTGTCGGTCACCGGCGTCGGCTTGGGGCTGTACTGGTTCCAGCCGTGGAAGGTGTGGCAGGACGAAACCGTGCAGGAGGCCCTGCCGGGCGCCGTGGCCCCGGCGGCACCTCCGGCCGGAGCGTCCTCCGCGTCGCCTTCCCCGGCCGGAGCGTCCTCCGCGTCGCCTTCCCCGGCCGGAGCGCCCTCCGCGTCGCCTTCCCCGGCTCCCCGGCCCCGGACGCTGGCGGGCGGCGCATTGATCAGCCACGAGCACGCCACCTCGGGCAGCGTGAAGCTCGTACGGCTCTCCGACGGCTCCCATGTCGTACGGCTGGAGGACCTCGACACCAGCAACGGTCCGGATCTGCGCGTGTGGCTGACCGACGCGCCGGTGAAGGAGGGGCGGGCCGGCTGGCACGTCTTCGACGACGGCGCGTATGTCAGCCTCGGCAAGCTCAAGGGCAACAAAGGCAGTCAGAACTACGTCGTGCCCGCCGACGTCGACCCGTCCCGGTACACCAGCGTGAGCATCTGGTGCGACCGCTTCGACGTGTCCTTCGGCGCAGCCGAACTCGCGCGCTCCTGA
- a CDS encoding acyltransferase family protein produces MLGYAETPADLALGRTLEELPTGDIARRAPDGLYEIVGRRSRFIKILGFRIDPHRVEAALEGHGIKAACVGDADALAVIAARTAHADAVAVRRLVTEGRGLPPRAIRVRLMSELPRLASGKTDYEAVRRLARGARTPAPAPGDDLCALYAEILDRTDVTEDSSFVSLGGDSLSYVEMSLRLGQALGVLPADWHTTPIRRLRAPRTARPTPETTPRRGLRRTLETGIALRAIGIALVVGSHIPVFLVQGGAHVLLGVAGYNFARFHLSVGERRERPRRMGRSIARIAVPSMVWIAFALLLTREYDLANVVLANSLFEQDDSDPEWRYWFVEALVYFLAGLAVLLAIPWLHRTERRNPFGFALTLVALGLIGRYDPWGLAHVRFHLSPTVVFFPLRAGLGGGPSSYGGTAAGADRGRAGHRARSLPRGADAADIDRRRRPRPAALGAGPAQHRPGQPAGGRPGRAARSTSI; encoded by the coding sequence ATGCTCGGTTACGCCGAGACCCCGGCCGACCTCGCCCTCGGCCGCACCCTGGAGGAACTGCCCACCGGGGACATCGCGCGGCGCGCCCCCGACGGGCTGTACGAGATCGTGGGGCGTCGCAGCCGCTTCATCAAGATCCTCGGCTTTCGTATAGACCCGCACCGGGTCGAGGCCGCGTTGGAGGGGCACGGCATCAAAGCCGCGTGCGTGGGTGATGCCGACGCGTTGGCTGTCATCGCGGCCCGCACGGCCCATGCCGACGCGGTGGCCGTCCGGCGTCTGGTGACAGAAGGCCGCGGTCTGCCGCCGCGCGCGATACGTGTGCGGCTCATGTCCGAGCTTCCGCGGCTCGCCTCGGGCAAGACCGACTACGAGGCCGTACGACGGCTGGCCCGCGGGGCGCGGACACCCGCACCGGCACCGGGCGACGACCTCTGTGCCCTCTACGCCGAGATCCTCGACCGGACCGACGTCACCGAGGACAGCAGCTTCGTGAGCCTGGGCGGCGATTCACTCTCGTACGTCGAGATGTCGCTGCGGCTGGGGCAGGCCCTGGGCGTGCTGCCCGCCGACTGGCACACCACGCCGATCCGCCGGCTGCGGGCCCCGCGCACCGCACGGCCCACGCCGGAGACCACCCCACGGCGCGGGCTGCGGCGCACGCTGGAGACGGGCATCGCCCTGCGGGCGATCGGCATCGCCCTCGTCGTCGGCTCGCACATCCCCGTCTTCCTCGTCCAGGGCGGCGCCCACGTCCTGCTCGGCGTCGCCGGGTACAACTTCGCACGCTTCCACCTCTCCGTCGGCGAACGCCGGGAGCGCCCGCGCAGGATGGGGCGCAGCATCGCGCGCATCGCCGTTCCGAGCATGGTGTGGATCGCCTTCGCGCTGCTGCTGACCCGCGAATACGACCTGGCCAACGTCGTGCTGGCCAACAGCCTCTTCGAACAGGACGACTCCGACCCGGAGTGGCGCTACTGGTTCGTCGAAGCGCTGGTCTACTTCCTGGCCGGGCTGGCGGTTCTGCTGGCGATCCCCTGGCTGCACCGCACGGAGCGGCGCAACCCCTTCGGCTTCGCGCTGACACTGGTCGCCCTGGGACTCATCGGGCGCTACGACCCCTGGGGCCTCGCGCATGTCCGCTTCCATCTGAGCCCCACCGTTGTCTTCTTTCCTCTTCGCGCTGGGCTGGGCGGCGGCCCGAGCTCGTACGGCGGGACAGCGGCTGGTGCTGACCGCGGTCGCGCTGGTCACCGTGCCCGGTCTCTTCCCCGGGGAGCAGACGCTGCGGACATCGATCGTCGTCGGCGGCCTCGTCCTGCTGCTCTGGGTGCCGGTCCCGCCCAGCATCGACCCGGTCAACCGGCTGGCGGGCGTCCTGGCAGGGCAGCTCGCTCTACATCTATCTGA
- a CDS encoding SRPBCC family protein, producing MSGQFEATIEIDRPVEAVFDYLADGRNDPQFSPRVLRIERVPETPTAVGTVFRSTVKDAGVKTAREFRITELEAPARIRWTEVSKNSVAVAEGGYDLEPLADGRTRVRLHNVLEGHGLGKLLVGLALTAARKDAPAFGARIKAAAEAAIQPH from the coding sequence ATGTCAGGACAGTTTGAAGCGACCATCGAGATCGACCGGCCCGTCGAGGCGGTGTTCGACTACCTCGCCGACGGGCGCAACGATCCGCAGTTCAGCCCTCGTGTGCTGAGGATCGAGCGGGTTCCCGAGACTCCGACCGCCGTGGGAACGGTGTTCCGCAGCACGGTCAAGGACGCCGGGGTGAAGACAGCCAGGGAGTTCCGTATCACCGAACTCGAAGCCCCGGCGCGGATCAGGTGGACCGAGGTGTCCAAGAACAGCGTGGCGGTCGCCGAAGGCGGCTACGACCTGGAGCCGCTGGCCGACGGCAGGACGCGGGTCCGTCTCCACAACGTTCTGGAGGGCCACGGGCTCGGCAAGCTGCTCGTCGGCCTGGCGCTCACCGCCGCCCGCAAGGATGCCCCCGCCTTCGGTGCCCGGATCAAGGCAGCGGCCGAAGCGGCGATCCAGCCGCACTGA
- a CDS encoding TetR/AcrR family transcriptional regulator gives MRAAVLEAAITELTQTGYAALTVEGVARRAGVHKTTIYRNWKDADGLVADALASHFAADIPIPDTGAVESDLRALARSLVATMTTRTGRALLTTVLSDAVRIPRLAEVKHALFDDRFRRAEPVVTRAIERGELPADTDPAELLKTLAAPIYFRLVFTGESVDEATADRAVRVALAAAHARALPAV, from the coding sequence ATGCGCGCCGCCGTGCTGGAGGCGGCCATCACCGAGCTCACGCAGACCGGGTATGCGGCGCTGACCGTCGAAGGCGTCGCCCGACGAGCCGGTGTACACAAGACGACGATCTACCGGAACTGGAAAGACGCTGACGGCCTTGTCGCCGACGCGCTCGCCAGTCACTTCGCCGCAGACATCCCGATCCCCGACACCGGGGCGGTGGAGAGTGACTTGCGCGCGCTGGCCCGCTCCCTCGTGGCCACCATGACCACGCGAACAGGCCGGGCCCTGCTCACCACCGTCCTCTCGGACGCCGTACGCATCCCACGGCTCGCCGAAGTCAAGCACGCGCTCTTCGACGACCGGTTCCGGCGGGCGGAACCCGTCGTCACCCGAGCCATCGAGCGCGGCGAACTGCCTGCGGACACCGACCCTGCCGAACTCCTCAAGACCCTTGCCGCGCCGATCTACTTCCGGCTCGTGTTCACCGGAGAGTCGGTCGACGAGGCGACCGCAGACAGGGCCGTGCGGGTCGCACTGGCTGCCGCGCACGCCCGGGCGTTGCCGGCGGTCTGA
- a CDS encoding oxidoreductase: MTRDSRAAARASLRDRWSPDSIPDQSGRLAVVTGANSGIGYVTARELVRRGAHVVLACRNRERGQDAVERLRAEVPDARVELRLLDLADLKSVRGFAEGWSHDRLDLLVNNAGIAMVPFSRTADGFESQFGVNHLGTFALTGLLMPHLLAAPDPRVVTVSSEGQRFARFDMANLNAEHRYRAVFAYVQSKRANLYFAMELQRRADAAGLRLRSMAVAPGLTRSHVLTGGANSTRGRAYGILTRLLLRLAFRPTPEGAKTSLYASTVPDLPGGSYVVPDGPFQLRGEPALRSREHAIQDLVTARQLWVLSEQLTSVRYLPAEPPV, encoded by the coding sequence ATGACCCGCGACTCCCGGGCTGCCGCCCGAGCCTCACTGCGCGACCGCTGGTCGCCGGACTCCATCCCCGACCAGTCGGGGCGACTGGCCGTGGTCACCGGCGCCAACAGCGGTATCGGGTACGTCACCGCTCGCGAGCTCGTCCGCCGCGGCGCCCATGTCGTCCTGGCATGCCGCAACCGCGAGCGCGGGCAGGATGCCGTGGAGCGGCTGCGGGCCGAAGTCCCCGACGCCCGCGTCGAACTGCGCCTGCTCGATCTCGCCGACTTGAAGTCCGTCCGCGGTTTCGCCGAGGGCTGGAGCCACGACCGGCTCGACCTGCTGGTCAACAACGCCGGCATCGCCATGGTGCCGTTCTCGCGGACCGCCGACGGCTTCGAGTCCCAGTTCGGCGTCAACCACCTCGGCACGTTCGCGCTCACCGGCCTCCTCATGCCTCACCTGCTGGCCGCCCCGGACCCGCGCGTGGTCACCGTCAGCAGCGAGGGTCAGCGATTCGCCCGATTCGACATGGCCAACCTCAATGCTGAGCACCGCTACCGAGCGGTGTTCGCCTACGTACAGTCCAAGCGGGCCAATCTCTACTTCGCCATGGAACTGCAGCGAAGGGCCGATGCCGCCGGGCTCAGGCTGCGCAGCATGGCTGTCGCCCCCGGACTCACACGTTCCCATGTGCTCACCGGCGGCGCCAACAGCACCCGGGGCCGCGCATACGGGATCCTCACGCGCCTGCTCTTGCGCCTCGCCTTCCGCCCCACACCAGAGGGCGCCAAGACCTCCCTGTACGCCTCAACCGTCCCTGATCTGCCAGGGGGGAGCTACGTCGTGCCCGACGGGCCGTTCCAGCTCCGTGGCGAGCCGGCCCTCCGCAGCCGGGAACACGCCATCCAGGACTTGGTCACGGCCCGTCAGTTGTGGGTGCTCTCGGAACAGCTCACCAGCGTGCGCTACTTGCCCGCCGAACCGCCTGTGTGA
- a CDS encoding MBL fold metallo-hydrolase, translated as MSLSVPSLRIGSTEIIALADGEGPFFSPRVEAFPEATAAQWAEVDRYDPGAVDAEGRWWLQFRAYAIRGDKGVTVVDAGIGPADGPAASWAPVPGVLPESLAAAGIDPAEVDTVVLTHLHTDHVGWAVVTEAAVPSRGGAVAADASTGGRRPYFPNAEYLLQRAEFDALDALNPQLRETLTDPLAAAGRLRLLDGDTPLRAGRAVATPGHTPGHQSVLVADGRELVLVTGDLLVHALQLLHPELAYSHETDPEAARHSRERMLGREAATTLHLATPHLTEPFVSA; from the coding sequence ATGTCCCTCAGCGTGCCCAGCCTCCGGATCGGCTCGACCGAGATCATCGCCCTCGCCGACGGTGAGGGCCCGTTCTTCTCCCCGCGCGTCGAAGCCTTCCCCGAGGCCACGGCCGCTCAGTGGGCCGAAGTCGACCGCTACGACCCGGGCGCTGTCGACGCCGAGGGCCGCTGGTGGCTCCAGTTCCGCGCGTACGCGATCCGCGGAGACAAGGGCGTCACCGTCGTGGACGCCGGGATCGGTCCGGCGGACGGCCCGGCCGCCTCGTGGGCGCCCGTGCCCGGCGTGCTCCCCGAGTCGCTCGCCGCCGCGGGCATCGACCCGGCCGAAGTCGACACCGTGGTGCTCACGCATCTGCACACCGACCACGTCGGGTGGGCGGTCGTGACCGAGGCGGCCGTCCCCTCAAGGGGCGGCGCGGTGGCCGCCGACGCTTCGACCGGCGGCCGCCGCCCTTACTTCCCGAACGCCGAATACCTCCTCCAGCGGGCCGAGTTCGACGCCCTCGACGCGCTCAACCCGCAGCTTCGCGAGACCCTCACCGATCCGCTCGCGGCGGCCGGTCGGCTCCGGCTCCTCGACGGGGACACGCCGCTGCGCGCCGGGCGCGCGGTCGCCACGCCCGGACACACGCCCGGTCATCAGAGCGTGCTGGTCGCCGACGGGCGCGAGCTGGTGCTCGTCACCGGCGACCTCCTGGTGCACGCGCTCCAGCTGCTCCACCCCGAGCTCGCTTACTCGCACGAGACCGACCCTGAGGCGGCCAGGCACTCAAGGGAGCGCATGCTCGGCCGCGAAGCCGCCACCACGTTGCACCTGGCGACGCCGCATTTGACCGAGCCGTTCGTCTCGGCGTGA
- a CDS encoding putative quinol monooxygenase, with translation MTKTLLAEFTAREGAEDEVARMIVEYAEKVRQEEGNVTFDVYTKAASPRAFWIFEAYRDEDAFQAHLKAPYGGPFNTALAPLIEEDASVLTFLDAVN, from the coding sequence ATGACGAAGACCCTGCTCGCCGAGTTCACCGCCCGCGAGGGCGCGGAGGACGAGGTCGCCCGCATGATCGTGGAGTACGCCGAGAAGGTGCGTCAAGAAGAGGGCAACGTCACCTTCGACGTGTACACCAAGGCGGCCAGCCCTCGCGCCTTCTGGATCTTCGAGGCGTACCGGGACGAGGACGCCTTCCAGGCACATCTGAAGGCCCCGTACGGCGGCCCGTTCAACACCGCCCTCGCTCCGCTGATCGAGGAGGACGCGTCGGTGCTGACCTTCCTCGACGCGGTGAACTGA
- a CDS encoding glycoside hydrolase family 32 protein has translation MSSGRVSRHARTRMIAAVATVCALSAAPPAPQAVAADTSPYSETYRPQFHFTPEKNWMNDPNGLVYYKGEYHLFYQYNPNGDSWGDMSWGHAVSRDLVHWKELPLALSHDDKEMVFSGSAVVDRNNTTGFGTKKNPPMVAIYTSLDKGTGIQAQSLAFSTDRGRTWTKYQGNPVLDIGSKEFRDPKVQWYEPTKSWLMTVSLSTEHKVRFYSSKNLKDWEQLSEFGPAGATGGVWECPDLFPLAVDGDKKKIKWVLVVNINPGGIAGGSAAQYFIGDFDGTKFTAEDKGTYTPPTGTVMQDFEDTGFGAWTATGTAFGDGPAAGAVAGQGTVGGFDGKGLANSFHGGDAATGVLTSPEFTVGSRFLNFKVGGGRHPHESGTLLEQGDPPAGTVLADFEGGGYGDWTTTGDAFGSAPATGTLPNQQEVSGFLGGGLVNSYLNGDSTTGTLTSPEFTIDKDHVNFLVGGGNHPSGTADPTAVELLVDGRVVRSATGKDAEALNWASWDVKDLAGKKAQIRIVDDNTGGWGHLNVDHIMLSDTKAQPVSQETSVNLIVDGQVVRSATGSNSETLDWASFDMRPYAGKKARIQIVDRNIAGWGHILADRFTAADAPAKSVVQRADWADYGKDYYAAVSWEDAPGGKRYMVGWMNNWDYSGAIPTSPWRGAQSAPREMALRTINGRVRLTSRPVDSLESLREKRPATASGVTVRSTTQPLIGPAAKGKALDIEATFSLKDAERFGLKVRTGAGGEETVIGYDATTQELYVDRTRSGAVDFNSTFPGVQTAPLKAKNGKVKLRILVDWSSVEVFGGSGEAVITDQIFPDPASQGVQLFAENGSVKLDRARVWHLDSAHD, from the coding sequence ATGAGCTCAGGACGTGTATCCCGGCATGCCCGCACTCGGATGATCGCGGCGGTGGCGACCGTCTGCGCCCTGTCCGCGGCCCCACCGGCGCCTCAGGCCGTCGCTGCCGACACCTCGCCGTACTCCGAGACCTACCGGCCCCAGTTCCACTTCACCCCGGAGAAGAACTGGATGAACGACCCCAACGGCCTGGTCTACTACAAGGGCGAGTATCACCTCTTCTACCAGTACAACCCCAACGGCGATTCCTGGGGCGACATGTCCTGGGGGCACGCGGTGAGCAGGGACCTCGTGCACTGGAAGGAGCTGCCGCTCGCCTTGTCGCACGACGACAAGGAGATGGTGTTCTCCGGCAGCGCGGTCGTCGACCGGAACAACACCACCGGCTTCGGCACCAAGAAGAACCCGCCCATGGTGGCGATCTACACGAGTCTCGACAAGGGCACGGGCATCCAGGCCCAGTCGCTCGCCTTCAGCACCGACCGCGGCCGCACCTGGACCAAGTACCAGGGCAACCCGGTCCTCGACATCGGGTCCAAGGAGTTCCGCGACCCCAAGGTCCAGTGGTACGAGCCGACCAAGAGCTGGCTGATGACGGTGTCGCTGTCCACCGAGCACAAGGTGCGGTTCTACTCGTCGAAGAACCTCAAGGACTGGGAGCAGCTCAGCGAGTTCGGGCCGGCCGGCGCGACAGGCGGCGTGTGGGAGTGCCCCGACCTGTTCCCCCTCGCGGTCGACGGGGACAAGAAGAAGATCAAGTGGGTCCTGGTCGTCAACATCAACCCCGGCGGCATAGCGGGCGGTTCGGCCGCCCAATACTTCATCGGCGACTTCGACGGCACAAAGTTCACCGCCGAGGACAAGGGGACCTACACCCCGCCCACCGGCACCGTGATGCAGGACTTCGAGGACACCGGCTTCGGCGCGTGGACGGCCACCGGCACCGCGTTCGGCGACGGACCGGCGGCAGGGGCAGTGGCCGGGCAGGGAACCGTCGGGGGCTTCGACGGCAAGGGCCTCGCCAACAGCTTCCACGGAGGTGACGCGGCCACCGGCGTCCTCACCTCACCCGAGTTCACCGTCGGCAGCCGCTTTCTGAACTTCAAGGTCGGCGGCGGACGGCACCCGCACGAGTCCGGGACGCTCCTGGAGCAGGGGGACCCGCCCGCGGGGACGGTCCTGGCCGACTTCGAAGGCGGTGGCTACGGCGACTGGACGACGACCGGAGACGCCTTCGGCTCGGCACCGGCCACCGGCACCCTCCCCAACCAGCAGGAAGTCTCCGGCTTCCTGGGCGGCGGCCTGGTCAACAGCTATCTGAACGGCGACTCCACCACCGGCACCCTCACCTCGCCGGAATTCACCATCGACAAGGACCATGTCAATTTCCTCGTCGGCGGCGGCAACCACCCCTCCGGCACCGCCGACCCCACCGCCGTCGAGCTCCTCGTCGACGGCCGGGTGGTGCGCAGCGCGACCGGAAAGGACGCCGAAGCGCTCAACTGGGCCTCGTGGGACGTCAAGGACCTCGCCGGGAAGAAGGCGCAGATCAGAATCGTCGACGACAACACCGGCGGCTGGGGCCACCTCAACGTCGACCACATCATGCTGTCCGACACCAAGGCCCAGCCCGTCTCCCAGGAGACGTCCGTCAACCTGATCGTCGACGGCCAGGTCGTCCGCAGCGCCACCGGCTCCAACAGCGAGACCCTGGACTGGGCGTCCTTCGACATGCGTCCCTACGCCGGCAAGAAGGCACGGATCCAGATCGTCGACAGGAATATCGCCGGCTGGGGCCATATCCTGGCCGACCGGTTCACCGCCGCCGACGCCCCCGCCAAGTCCGTCGTACAGCGAGCCGACTGGGCCGACTACGGCAAGGACTACTACGCGGCCGTGTCCTGGGAGGACGCACCGGGTGGCAAGCGGTACATGGTCGGCTGGATGAACAACTGGGACTACAGCGGCGCCATCCCCACCTCACCCTGGCGCGGCGCGCAAAGCGCACCGCGGGAAATGGCGCTGCGCACCATCAACGGCCGAGTCCGGCTGACCAGCCGGCCGGTCGACAGCCTGGAGTCCCTCCGCGAAAAGCGCCCGGCGACGGCGTCAGGCGTCACGGTCAGGAGCACCACACAGCCCCTGATCGGCCCCGCGGCCAAGGGCAAGGCCCTCGACATCGAGGCGACTTTCTCCCTCAAGGACGCCGAACGCTTCGGCCTGAAGGTACGCACCGGAGCCGGGGGCGAGGAGACCGTGATCGGCTACGACGCCACGACCCAGGAGCTGTATGTCGACCGCACCCGCTCCGGTGCCGTGGACTTCAACAGCACCTTCCCCGGCGTCCAGACCGCGCCGCTGAAGGCGAAGAACGGCAAGGTGAAGCTGCGGATCCTCGTCGACTGGTCCTCCGTCGAGGTCTTCGGCGGCAGCGGCGAAGCAGTGATCACCGACCAGATCTTTCCCGACCCCGCCAGCCAGGGCGTGCAGCTGTTCGCCGAGAACGGCTCGGTGAAGCTGGACCGAGCCCGCGTCTGGCACCTCGACTCCGCTCACGACTGA
- a CDS encoding carbohydrate kinase family protein, giving the protein MSPRQITVLGECVADAFAQPASTSNELALRVLPGGGPANTAVSLARLGTPARFLARLSDDVFGRLFRAHLETSGVDLSSAVTAAEPSTLAVAELDARGQAAFSFHAQNTADWQWTAGELAQVDLSRTACVHTGSLALVQEPGAAVVEEFLAAAAPHATISIDPNVRPLLVHPDVYRARLTHWCGLADVLRLSEDDLELLLPGTPPEKACDIWHAAGVRLVVITRGADGALASLAGERVHVPVVSTSVVDTVGAGDSFTAGLLHHLGAQGLLGGRLAELRLDDVAQACRFAARVAALTCSVAGPNPPWQSHLEQLAAADRA; this is encoded by the coding sequence ATGAGCCCGCGTCAGATCACCGTCCTGGGAGAGTGCGTCGCGGACGCTTTCGCCCAGCCCGCAAGCACCTCGAACGAACTCGCCCTGCGTGTGCTGCCCGGCGGCGGGCCTGCGAATACGGCAGTGTCACTGGCCCGGCTCGGCACCCCGGCCCGCTTCCTCGCGCGGTTGTCGGACGATGTGTTCGGGCGCCTGTTCCGCGCCCATCTGGAGACGTCGGGAGTGGACCTGTCGAGCGCCGTGACGGCCGCGGAACCCAGCACGCTGGCTGTGGCGGAGCTGGACGCTCGGGGGCAGGCCGCGTTCTCCTTCCACGCGCAGAACACGGCCGACTGGCAGTGGACGGCCGGGGAGCTGGCGCAGGTGGATCTGTCGCGGACCGCCTGCGTGCACACCGGATCCCTGGCCCTGGTTCAGGAACCCGGGGCGGCGGTGGTGGAGGAGTTCCTGGCGGCGGCCGCCCCGCACGCGACCATCAGCATCGACCCCAATGTCAGGCCGCTGCTGGTGCACCCCGACGTCTACCGTGCCCGGCTGACGCACTGGTGCGGCCTCGCCGACGTGCTGCGCCTGAGCGAGGACGACCTGGAACTCCTGCTGCCGGGCACACCGCCCGAGAAGGCCTGCGACATCTGGCACGCCGCCGGGGTGCGGCTCGTGGTGATCACACGGGGCGCCGACGGCGCCCTGGCCTCACTCGCCGGCGAACGCGTGCATGTTCCTGTCGTGTCGACGAGCGTCGTCGACACGGTCGGGGCGGGGGACTCCTTCACGGCGGGGCTGCTGCACCACCTCGGTGCCCAGGGCCTGCTCGGTGGCCGCCTGGCGGAACTCCGCCTCGACGATGTCGCACAAGCCTGCCGTTTCGCCGCCCGCGTCGCTGCTCTGACCTGCTCGGTCGCCGGTCCCAACCCCCCGTGGCAGTCCCATCTGGAGCAGCTCGCCGCGGCCGATCGCGCATGA
- a CDS encoding sugar ABC transporter substrate-binding protein — translation MPRTTRLSSSLLRAAAAAGVAALTLTACGSGSGSGSGSSSAGSGDVKVGLITKTDTNPFFVKMKEGAEKAAKAEGVQLMTAAGKFDGDNAGQVTAVENMVASGVKGILITPSDSKAIVPAIEKARAKGVLVIALDTPTEPQSAVDALFATDNLKAGELIGEYAKAAMKGKTAKIAALDLAPGVSVGVQRHNGFLKGFGATDKDVACAQDTGGDQSKGQTAMENCLQKEPGINVVYTINEPAALGAYTALKAKGREKDVLIVSVDGGCTGTQAVKDGKIAATSQQYPLKMAAEGVKAVVTYAKDGKKASGYTDTGVTLITDKAQDGVTSKDTGYGLENCWG, via the coding sequence ATGCCTCGCACCACTCGTCTGTCCTCCTCCCTCCTCAGAGCGGCCGCCGCCGCAGGCGTCGCGGCCCTCACGCTGACTGCCTGCGGGTCCGGCTCCGGTTCCGGGTCGGGCTCATCCAGCGCCGGTTCGGGCGATGTCAAGGTCGGCCTGATCACCAAGACCGACACCAACCCGTTCTTCGTGAAGATGAAGGAGGGTGCGGAGAAGGCCGCGAAGGCCGAGGGTGTGCAGCTGATGACCGCGGCGGGCAAGTTCGACGGCGACAACGCCGGTCAGGTCACGGCCGTGGAGAACATGGTCGCCTCCGGCGTGAAGGGCATCCTGATCACGCCGAGCGATTCCAAGGCCATCGTGCCCGCGATCGAGAAGGCCCGGGCCAAGGGCGTTCTGGTCATCGCCCTGGACACCCCGACAGAGCCGCAGAGCGCGGTCGACGCCCTCTTCGCCACGGACAACCTCAAGGCCGGCGAGCTGATCGGCGAGTACGCCAAGGCCGCGATGAAGGGCAAGACCGCGAAGATAGCCGCCCTCGACCTCGCGCCGGGTGTGTCCGTCGGCGTTCAGCGGCACAACGGTTTCCTCAAGGGTTTCGGCGCCACCGACAAGGACGTCGCCTGTGCTCAGGACACCGGCGGCGATCAGTCCAAGGGCCAGACGGCGATGGAGAACTGCCTCCAGAAGGAACCCGGGATCAACGTCGTCTACACGATCAACGAACCGGCCGCCCTGGGCGCGTACACCGCGCTCAAGGCCAAGGGCCGGGAGAAGGACGTGCTGATCGTCTCCGTCGACGGGGGATGCACCGGGACCCAGGCGGTCAAGGACGGCAAGATCGCCGCGACGTCCCAGCAGTACCCGCTGAAGATGGCGGCCGAGGGTGTCAAGGCCGTCGTGACGTACGCCAAGGACGGCAAGAAGGCGTCCGGTTACACCGACACGGGCGTCACTTTGATCACCGACAAGGCGCAGGACGGAGTCACGTCCAAGGACACCGGCTACGGCCTGGAGAACTGCTGGGGCTGA
- a CDS encoding ABC transporter permease, which yields MTATSTPPSTSSPYAGLKAPTTARRLLMAPTTGPLVALLLACAFFSFSTEQFLTGGNFSLIVQQVMVVGTLAIGQTLIILTAGIDLSCGAVMAFGSIVIARMAAEGSLPPLVAIALGIGVCGGFGLLNGLLVQKIPLPPFIVTLGMLNVAFALTHIYSEEQTVTNLPGPLTALGQTFPLGHTDITYGSLVTIVLFLLLAYALSSTGWGRHVYALGNSPEAARLNGIRTSRLTIGVYTAAGLLYGIAALLLISRTGVGDPQAGQTDNLDSITAVVLGGTSLFGGRGSVLGTFIGVLIVGVFRNGLQLMGVASIYQTLITGVLVILAVTVDQISRKKAR from the coding sequence ATGACCGCCACGTCCACGCCCCCGAGCACGTCCTCGCCGTACGCCGGGCTCAAAGCGCCGACCACGGCCCGCAGACTGCTCATGGCACCGACCACCGGCCCCCTGGTCGCCCTCCTCCTGGCCTGTGCCTTCTTCTCCTTCTCGACCGAACAGTTCCTCACCGGCGGCAACTTCTCGCTGATCGTGCAGCAGGTCATGGTCGTCGGCACCCTCGCCATCGGCCAGACCCTGATCATCCTCACGGCGGGCATCGACCTGTCGTGCGGTGCCGTCATGGCCTTCGGCAGCATCGTGATCGCCAGGATGGCCGCCGAGGGCTCCCTGCCCCCGCTCGTCGCCATCGCCCTGGGCATCGGCGTCTGCGGCGGATTCGGGCTGCTCAACGGCCTGCTGGTGCAGAAGATCCCGCTGCCGCCGTTCATCGTCACCCTCGGCATGCTCAACGTGGCGTTCGCCCTGACCCACATCTACTCCGAGGAACAGACGGTCACCAACCTGCCGGGCCCGCTGACGGCCCTCGGGCAGACCTTCCCCCTCGGCCACACCGACATCACCTACGGCTCCCTGGTCACCATCGTCCTGTTCCTGCTCCTCGCCTACGCGCTGAGCAGCACCGGCTGGGGCAGGCACGTCTACGCCCTGGGCAACAGCCCCGAAGCGGCACGGCTCAACGGCATCCGCACCTCCCGCCTGACCATCGGCGTCTACACCGCGGCGGGTCTCCTCTACGGTATCGCCGCCCTGCTGCTCATCTCCCGCACCGGCGTCGGCGACCCCCAGGCCGGGCAGACCGACAACCTCGACAGCATCACCGCCGTGGTCCTCGGCGGCACCAGCCTCTTCGGCGGGCGGGGCTCGGTCCTGGGCACCTTCATCGGCGTCCTCATCGTCGGTGTCTTCCGCAACGGCCTGCAGCTGATGGGCGTCGCGTCCATCTACCAGACGTTGATCACCGGCGTCCTGGTGATCCTCGCGGTGACCGTCGACCAGATCTCCCGGAAGAAGGCCCGATGA